The Rhipicephalus microplus isolate Deutch F79 chromosome 4, USDA_Rmic, whole genome shotgun sequence sequence cgaaagttcggcaatgaCGAATCATGTCGGGCACCGAACTCAGGTGCTCTTTCCCGATGAGAAAATTGTatacatcttcggctatgcctttcagcaaatgccctactttgtcttgttctgacatctgatcattgaccaccttgcagagcttcagcacatcctctatatacgtggtacgtctcacctggaagctgcgcgcgttcAGACAATGTCTGCTCAGCCCGCTTCCTTTTGATGCTCGAGTcaccgaaacacgctttcagcgcGGCAACAaaaacatgtcctcgtggttgtcataccacacgagcgcagtatccgtaaggcagaAGACCACATTACTGAGCTGAACGGCGGCATCCCAGctgttggacttgctgactcacttgtactggacgagccacgcgtcgacatcttctcccgattttcctccgaaGGCTGGTGGGgctcggtagtagggcacggaacccacTGTAGTTGGCCTTGAATCTTGGTCCATTACGACCGGCGCAGGtgggagtccggcaaggcggcggctgcaGAGAAGTCCTGgaagtgaagctcccgtcgttggatttgtcttacccagcatctccaccaatttgttgcgcacaaggaggaccaggacgtatacggctgaagggggccgtttattttggtcgcgaagagaagcgccagagcggccaacaggttgatgatcgcagtgtcgtcttccttctttctcCAGCTTCGGGCCACCagcctgttcacccatcttcgttttcttcccaggcatgcgcaacaatatGTTCAATCACTCAATAACGCAGGCACAGTATCCAGATTCTCTGAAAGCCGCCAAAGACATTCCTATTCATAAAGAAGGTGATCCGGCTAACCCAGCAAACTATAGACCTATCTCTGTATATAGCATATGTTTCTGATATTTCTGACGAATTATTTCCAACCAGATAAAAAAGTACAATGTGCTTTCTCATCAGCAACATGGCTTTAGACCACGCTTCTCGACAGCAACCGCAGTAATTACGTTATCACAAAAGATAAATATGCCTTTAAATCTAAACAAATCAGTAGCAGTCATCTTTTTAGATTTAAAAGAAACATTCAACACAGTGATCATTGCATACTGTTAGACAAACTTAAGCATTGTAGATTTCATGGCAAGGTGCTCGACATTTTAGCAAGTTACATAAAAGTTCAATTTCAGGTCATGATGATCAATAAGCATATCTTCTTCGAAACAAAACATCCTTACTGGCTAAGTATTAGGTACTCTTCTTTTTTCATTATATATGAACGATGTGCAAGAAATAAGTGCCTGAACTTAGTTATAATTAAAATTtggagttgaagagtttttttgggTTGGTTCATAAGCAATAAATTAataattcacacacacacaaaaaacgttTTTCAGTCTCAATTCAAAATAGTAGATAGTACACCTTTAAACATACAAATTAATAGAAGTTCGCAAGAACAAACTTTTACAAATACTTTGGAGTGGTTTTTGACAAGCACCTACAATAGCAAGCACACATAAACAGTGTTTGCTCCAGATTATCGTCTGGTTGCTACGATAGCCCGTGAGTACTGATACGTCCCAATTTTGCGTCTCATGCACATCGCTTTTATTGAAAGTCAAGGTATTGTATTGACTTAAGGGACTGGGAATATGAAACTTCTTTATTCCCAACTATTAAACTCCGAAAACCTGGAATGAGAGTTATGTCTCATTCTATGTATTATGATGACACGGCCCCAAGATTTTGCTAATATCACATATTACCATTTGAATATTTGCAACAAATGCGTGTTCATAAGGTCGTTAAATTCATCCAGCCATTCAGCTCATGCACATTTTATTTCCCAACGCTGCAGTACAAGTGACATTTTTTGCAAGAAAAATGACCTGCTTTTCCGCTTGCAGCAAGTGcaacgcaatgaatggagctaaAGTTGCTAGAAATAACTAAAGTAGAGCCATTAGTGTCAGCGTGCAGACTCCTTCCCTCCCCTGTGCATGATCTTGTTTATAAAATGCTGCGTGTTTTGTTTTGCTTGTGCCGTGGCTTCCGAAGCAACCAGATATCCCCCGACGACACCGGCTTAGCCTCTCCTGTGTGCCAGGAGAGGGTATGCCTGTGTCCTCCTGGCGGACCTCTTAGAGGCGCTGCTGAGAAAGGAGGCACAGACGAAGGGGAGCGGTTGGCGCTGCTTTAGTTTCTTCTAAGGACTTTGGGGTGAGCTTCAGTGAGGTGCCCCCTATGTGGACCATCTTGATTCACTCAAGCATGTAGTGTTTACTTATTTCAAGCTTGGCCTGTCCTGAAAATTTGGATTACAGCTATTGTAAGAAGCATGGTTTCAATCTGCATTAAAGAGAAAAATTGGGCTAATTGGTATATACACAACAGAGCACAAAGTTAGTGCTCTGTCATATTTGTTTATTGGTCTCATCAATCATCTATTCAAATGTGCCTGCTCTTAAATGTGCCCGCTCTTTGTTTCTTGTAAAAAACTTGTTTTTGCATGgtatgactgtttttttttattcttttttgtgtGCTCTGTGAACTTTTGTTCGAGCGAAAAGACAAATGACATGGCATGCTAACGAAAAGTACATTTTTAACATCTAGTTCATATCACCATAAAATAAAAACACACATTGAATGAGAAAGCTTACCCGAAAAAACACGTAGTCACTGGTAACACACGTCGCTACTGCTGTTGGTGCTCTTAAGGGCTGCAAGAGAGCAAGTTCACACAAAGTCAAACATGAGGAATGCATGCCCTCATCCGGTGTGTGAATGTCAACCATCTTTCTTAATTCTGCAGCAGCTACAAGATGTATATAGAAAATAAAACGCTTACAGTGATGGAAGGGACCTTACACTTTTTAGACCAGGAAAAGTACCACTTGAGGGGACAGCTATAAGtgttcacagtaaaaaaaaagcaggagcAGCTGTTGGTGCTTTAGGGGCAGATGGCAAATCATTCATACAAGTCCTTGAGTTGATAGCATCCCTGAAGTGTCATGTACATATTAATATCTGCCATGAAAGGCTCTCACAGACAATGTAAATCACAAAAAACAGTGACAAAGATTACTGGTTCTTGATTATCCCCCCAATAAGCTATATATTGAAAATATCAGCAATCTTAACAGAAATGATAAGAGAATAAAACTGAGTACCATAGTGAAGAACTAACCACAGTCACGTCTAACTGTTGCCAAAGCAGCAGTTCATGACCGATGTAAGATCAAAGCAATCTGTCTTTTCCACATCTCACCAATATAACCTATATATAAAAAGGGGGAAATGGCTCCGCCgcagcggtctagtggctaaggtactcggctgaggacccgcgggatcgaatcccggctgcatttacgatggaggcgaaaatgctgtaggcccgtgtgttcagatttgggtgcacgttaaagaaccccaggtggtcaaaatttttggaacccttcactacggcatctctaatattcacatatggtggttttgggacgttaaaccccacatatcaatcaatcaataaagagGGGGAAAAAACCAGCTAAATTAGCAATATGATAAATATGCCAATTCTGGTAGCATAAATGAAATGCACTGAAACTCAGCCGCAATGTGGCGCGCCATGCCAGGTGCCCTTTTCGAGGTTTTCACGCAGCAGACGACCCATGCTTGCCACTGTGTTTATGTCATGGGTGTTGTATGGTGCTCCTGGGCATTTGTGTGTTGCATTTACATTACTGCAGCATTGGGAGCTTTCTCTTCTACTACTGCATGGACTTGTAAAGGTGACCAAGAAGTAGCTTGTCGTTGCTACGTGTCGATGATATGATGAGTACCACTGATTTCTTTCACCCTGTCGCGTTCCTGCTGCGAAAGATGCAGCTTAGTGAATAGGCACAGTCGCTGTTTGACCTCGTGTGCAACAGGTAGTACATCATCGAAGTCGGGATTTTCTGGCCAGACTCCTTAGCACTATCCGACGACTAGTTCACCATGATGTTTCTTCCTATTCTAGTGCCCACTGAGCGGATATTATCAGCTCTTTCTTTCAAGGGCCAAACTTCATAATGCAGGGGCAATTAAAGAGCTCCAAATTATCGGAGGCTCATAATTACATTACCAGCGCTCTCGTGAAGCAACCACGGGTGGTTTTTTGCCATCAATGCAAAGGTGGACTGTACACAATGTATGGCACGTCAGCAACGACGTTTTTTTTTAGCTGTTTGTAAAGTTAGTGATTGGGCGCCCAGTCCATCGCAATTTCTTGTCAATGTTCAATAAATCAGTAGCCAAGTTACCGATATGTTCCTCGTATTTCTAACCCCTGAAATCGTGCTCGTAGCATCTAATCGTATAAGCTAAACACTGATTTATCTAGACAGTACGTTatattgggccagttggtgcctCGTTACCTAAAAGACTTGAAAGATGCAATGTTAGAACCATGGCGTTCCTTCCGCCTCTTTCTCGATTCTAACCAAGCACCATGTTTTTCAAGCAACTGATTTATCTTACCATCGCTGTGCAGGTCCGCACTCGCAGGCATTCAAGGAAAAGCCGTAGCTGCCGTGGTGACTAATTAAAGCTGGCTGAGAAGTTTAGTGTGCACACAGCGCATGCATATCTGACCTCGATGAGATGTGGTAATACGTTGGAACAGTGCGACCTACAAGCTTGGTAATACGACACCAATTTGTCGAGGTCTTAGCCACAGAGCTCTGCGCCTTGACAACAGCTCCATTGTCTTCACATACTACTAATTTGACTTTCAATGCCACATAGAAGCTTACGCGTTGAGAATTTTCGTTGTTGACCTTGTTTGTACAGTAGGAGGAACCGTAAACTGTGCTGTTGATCACTGTTGACTTGACACTACTGTTCGAGCAACAAGGTGTTGTTGCCTGGGAACATTTACAAGTCCATGGCGCACGCAGTGGCAGAGCAAACTTCCAATGCTGGAGTAATGTAAATGCAACACACAAGGACACGAAAGGCCCAGGAACACCACTCAACAGAGCAAACACAATGGAAAGCATGGATTGTCTGCTGCACAAGAACCTAAAGAATGGGATCTGGCGTGGTACACCGCAATGCCACATTGCGGCTGGGTTTCAGTGCATACTAGCTATAAATCTGTGCACTAGCTGTAGGCAGGTCGTTTTCAGTTTGCGCATTAGTCACATGCTGAGATTCCATGCCTCCATTTTCGCAGAGCCGTTGTGGAGCAGTTACCAACAAAAGAAAAATTCGAGTTTGGAGCAGCACTGATTTCTTCAGCTTTATTAAGCTTTAGGTTTCTCAAGGGCAGTAAAACTTCCTGGCGCACACAAACTTCAATGCTTCGCCCATGGATTCCAAGGCAACTGTTAGCATAGGAGAGGACGATCACTCTTCTATTACCTGACATTCGTGTTGCACACTGTATCGTGAAACGTTATTCTGCGCAAACTTGCAGTTCTTGCAACGTCGCAAAATTCGAGAAAATTCACCATTACTTCAAACGAGTACAAACATTGGACAGATAACGCAGTCGTTGCATACAGTAGTGTGCTCAAGCTCAGTGCAAGCGCGGTTTGATCTCTACGTCTAGAACCGCGATGAAAGCGACGAAGTCGGAGTGCCAACGCAGTGAACCCGACTATAGTCGCCGAATCCAGCTCACGACCGGTCGGGCCATATTGGGCTTATCTCGGGTCGCCATTGCTAACGGTGTAGATCGCGCCGTTCGGCAAACGCCAAGACGTACTGCCTCCTTTTTTACTATGGGACGGAAACGAAgagcccacgcacgcgaaacggACGACACAGACTACACGACACCAGGAACGAGGCAAAGTTTGAGAAGATTTACACGGCCACTTGCTCGTACGtcaaatattttgctttagaCTGAAATAACACGACATCTTACTTTCGAAAGAAGCGCAAGAgagcataacaaaaaaaaaagggggggggggcacaatttTTAACGTTCGGACGACAAACGCAGGTTTGGAATAACACGGAAAGCGAGCACGGGAGCAACACCAGCAGACGCTCCGAAAGAAATTACGATGCAGGGCGTCTTCGCAGACATCCAAAAGATTACACAACTGTTGTCGAGCGGAGGATCTAAGGCAAACCACGAACCGTTTTCTTGAAAATTGCCCGACGACCTTTTCCTTTGGGTGCGGCTGTCTTggtctgttgctgctgctgttgctgcttcAGCTTGGAAGTCTTGGCTCTGGTACTTTTGCGCAGCGTAAAAGGGCAGCCGTTAGCCTCCTTGGCGGACGGCGGCTCAGGTTCCGTAGGCACCGCGTGTCCGCGCAGCGCACACGAATTGCACAAAACGTCGCCTTGCTCGTTCTTGCGCCACATGGACGATACGGTGGTCTTGCATGTAGCGCACGTCGGTTTCATACCGAACGGCATCGTGAACGGTGAAACCGGGGCCAAACGTCGCTGTCAGGAAgccaaggcgcggaagacgaactCCATGTTGTTTAAAAGATGATGCGATGGTGGCGCCCTACAATGACGCATTAGACACAAAACCGGCCAATAAGAATAAAAAATAGAACTAAGTGCCAAAGCTTGAACAGTTTTAGTACCAATTGAAATTTATATGCAGATAACGTTTTGTGGTAAAATTGCTTATTATTGTTGGATAAATAGTTTATTTGTTGCTACTGTCGATACCAATGCCACATCGGCCACACTTGCCGGCTCGAGTGCTGCCAGCATGGCAGATTCAAAGAGCTCGAAACGTTCTCAGCCGCCGTGGAAAGTGCCAGACAATTCAAGCGCCCCGCAACTACGCCTCTATAACAGCCTTACGAGATCTAAAGAAGTGTTTGTGCCTCAGAATGCCAACCGCGTTCTTTGGTACAGTTGCGGTCCGACGGTGTATGACGCTTCACACATGGGCCATGCCCGTTCTTACATCAGCTTCGATATCCTTCGCCGGGTGCTTACGGACTACTTCGGCTATAATGTATTTTACGTGATGAACATTACGGACATCGACGACAAGATAATCAAAAGGGCCAGGCAAGATCACCTTTTTGCGAGCTACCGCAGCAATCGAGAGCGGTCGGCCAGTGCGCTCCTCCGTGACGTGAAAGAAGCCATTGAACGGTACAGGGCGAAACTTGAAAAAGAGGATGACCCGGACAAGCGAGTCATGTGTTCGCGCCTATTGGATCAGGCGTTGCAAGCTCTTGGCGCTTACGAAAAAGGTTCAGGTGACGGAGAACGGGAGGCGCTACTCGACAACGCCAAGGATCCAGTCTCGGAGTGGTTAGACTCTGAAATGGGCTCGACTGTCTCGGATCACTCAATCTTCGCCGAGTTGGCCAAACGCTGGGAGGAAGAGTTCTACAAGGACATGGCGGCGCTCGCCGTGCGTCCACCCGACGTCGTAACGCGTGTGAGTGAATACGTTCCCGAGATCGTCGACTACGTCGGGGAGATCATTGACCGTGGGTTTGCCTACGTCTCCAGTGGCTCGGTGTATTTTGACACCGCCCGCTTCGATGCCGACCCGAAGCATTTCTACGCCAAGCTTGTGCCCGAGGCTTACGGCGACCAGAAGGCGTTGAAGGAAGGCGAAGGTGCGCTGATGGTGGCCGGTGACGACGAGAAAAGAAGCGCCAACGACTTCGCGCTCTGGAAGGCTTCCAAACCGGGTGAGCCGGCGTGGCAGTCGCCCTGGGGCCCCGGAAGGCCCGGATGGCACATCGAGTGCTCAGTGATGGCAGGTAGCCTGCTAGGTTCGTCGCTGGACATCCACACGGGTGGGTACGACCTCAAGTTCCCGCACCACGACAACGAACTGGCGCAGGCAGAAGCCTACTTTGGCAACGACCACTGGGTTCGCTACTTCCTGCATTCGGGGCACCTGACCATCGCTGGCTGTAAGATGTCCAAGTCACTCAAGAACTTCGTCAGCATTCGTGATGCCTTGAGTCGACACTCGGCACGAAGGCTGCGCATGGCATTTCTCCTTCATTCGTGGAAGGACACGCTAGACTACAGTGAAAACACAATGGACATGGCCTCGCAGTGGGAGAAAGTGTTCAGTGAGTTCTTTTTGAACATCAAGGACCTCCTGCGGGGTGCTCCAGGAGCCGACTGCGTTGCTGCTTTTGTTAAATGGTCAGAGGACGAAACAGCACTGAACAACAAGTTCCTCGATGCCAAGGATCAAGTGCATGCGGCCCTGTGTGACAACATTGACACTAGGTCTGCGTTGGAAGCCCTTCGTTCGGCTGTGACCGCCTGCAACGTGTACATCAGGAGCAAACTGGAATCAAAAAAGTGTCCAGATGTCACGCTGCTTCGCAATGTTGCAGGATATGTTACGTACATCTTGCGAGTGTTCGGAGTCTGTAATGAAGCTGTGGTTCCTACAATTGGATTTGGAGCAGGTGATGGCAAAGAGTCAAACGTCCCCCAGGAAGAGCTTTTGCAGCCTTACCTCGAAGTTCTCTCAGCTTTTCGGCAGAATGTGCGTAGCATCGCAAAAAAATTTGCTGGCTCGAATGAATCCGACGAAGTTCTTCAGTGGTGTGACCACCTAAGGGACAGCATGTTGCCTGAATTGGGAGTGCGCTTGGAAGATCGGGAAGATGAGAATGGAGTCCTGACGTCAGTTATTAAGGTTGTTGGTAAAGAAGCCATTTTGGCAGAAAGAGAAGAGAAGAGgaggaaagaagagaagaaaaaggaagagaaggaAAGGAGAAAGCGGGAAATGGAACTCAAGCAAGCGGAGAGAGGCATGCAACGTGCTGTGAACCCAAAGGAGATGTTCCTAAAAGAAACGGACAAGTACAGCCGTTTTGACCCAGACACCGGCTTGCCTACCCATGATGTGGAAGGGAAAGAGCTGAGCAAAGGGCAACTGAAAAAGGTGAAAAAGCTGCAAGAAGCACAAGAGAAGAAGTATGAGAAGTATCTCGCGGAGGTAAAAGAATCTGTTGGTTAGTGTGCAGGGAAATCCATGGCTCTGATACAGGTTACTAGATGATTTCAAATGTGTGTGTGGTCAGATTGAGTACTTTGTATAATGTTTAGTTATATATCATCCACTTTTGCATACAATTGGCATACTGCAGTATATGCTTGTTGGTATAATTTGAATAATATGGATGATGATAAAGGTGTGATTCAACTTTATTGAGAAGACATATTCAGCTTTACAGCTTGCTAAGTTGTGgagctgctgttttttttattctatgaGCATGTTGCACAGGATAAAGCTTTCTAGCGCTCGTGAAAGTTGCTTTGCTCATGTCCTTATTGCTGTATTGCTATAAACATTTCTTGACCACTGTGTTAATGAATAACCACAATTGTTTGCCTCTTCTCATTGTGATCTGCTCATAGgacatgtttcttttttgtt is a genomic window containing:
- the CysRS gene encoding cysteine--tRNA ligase, cytoplasmic; translation: MADSKSSKRSQPPWKVPDNSSAPQLRLYNSLTRSKEVFVPQNANRVLWYSCGPTVYDASHMGHARSYISFDILRRVLTDYFGYNVFYVMNITDIDDKIIKRARQDHLFASYRSNRERSASALLRDVKEAIERYRAKLEKEDDPDKRVMCSRLLDQALQALGAYEKGSGDGEREALLDNAKDPVSEWLDSEMGSTVSDHSIFAELAKRWEEEFYKDMAALAVRPPDVVTRVSEYVPEIVDYVGEIIDRGFAYVSSGSVYFDTARFDADPKHFYAKLVPEAYGDQKALKEGEGALMVAGDDEKRSANDFALWKASKPGEPAWQSPWGPGRPGWHIECSVMAGSLLGSSLDIHTGGYDLKFPHHDNELAQAEAYFGNDHWVRYFLHSGHLTIAGCKMSKSLKNFVSIRDALSRHSARRLRMAFLLHSWKDTLDYSENTMDMASQWEKVFSEFFLNIKDLLRGAPGADCVAAFVKWSEDETALNNKFLDAKDQVHAALCDNIDTRSALEALRSAVTACNVYIRSKLESKKCPDVTLLRNVAGYVTYILRVFGVCNEAVVPTIGFGAGDGKESNVPQEELLQPYLEVLSAFRQNVRSIAKKFAGSNESDEVLQWCDHLRDSMLPELGVRLEDREDENGVLTSVIKVVGKEAILAEREEKRRKEEKKKEEKERRKREMELKQAERGMQRAVNPKEMFLKETDKYSRFDPDTGLPTHDVEGKELSKGQLKKVKKLQEAQEKKYEKYLAEVKESVG
- the LOC119172511 gene encoding uncharacterized protein LOC119172511 isoform X1, whose protein sequence is MPFGMKPTCATCKTTVSSMWRKNEQGDVLCNSCALRGHAVPTEPEPPSAKEANGCPFTLRKSTRAKTSKLKQQQQQQQTKTAAPKGKGRRAIFKKTPLRAPTAVATCVTSDYVFFRKTKMGEQAGGPKLEKEGRRHCDHQPVGRSGASLRDQNKRPPSAVYVLVLLVRNKLVEMLGKTNPTTGASLPGLLCSRRLAGLPPAPVVMDQDSRPTTVGSVPYYRAPPAFGGKSGEDVDAWLVQYKAPTTKWGISWP